In Janthinobacterium sp. B9-8, the genomic stretch GCAGTATTCATCCACGCTGTTTTTGATCGGCATGATTTTGCTCGTGATGGTGTTGATTCCCGGCGTGGGACGCGAAGTAAACGGTAGCCGCCGCTGGCTATCACTGGTGGTGATTAACTTGCAGCCTTCCGAGCTAATGAAGCTGTTTGTTGTGCTTTATGCCGCCGATTACACGGTGCGCAAAGCCATCAGCATGACAGGTTCATTTATGGAAAGCGTCAGCAAAGTGCTGTTTCCGATGTTTATGGTAATGGCACTGGTGGGTGCGCTCTTGCTGCTGGAGCCAGACTTTGGCGCCTTTGCCGTGATTACCGCCATTGCGATGGGTACGCTGTTTTTAGGTGGCTTTAATTGGAAGCTCTTTGCCGGACTGTTTATCTTTCTGGGCGTGGCCTTCGTGGGCTTGGTGGTCAGCTCGCCTTACCGTATGCAACGCGTGCTGGGCTTTTTAGACCCCTGGAAAGACCCTTACGGTAAAGGCTATCAGCTCAGCCACTCGCTCATTGCATTTGGCCGTGGTGAATGGAGTGGCGTAGGCCTTGGTGCGAGCGTGGAAAAACTATCCTATCTGCCCGAAGCCCATACCGACTTTTTGATGGCCATCATTGCAGAAGAATTTGGTTTTGTCGGCGTTGCGACCGTGATTTTATTATTTGTATTTCTGATCTTTCGCGCCTTTATGATCGGCGTGCAAGCTGCAAAACTCGAGCGCCACTGGCAGGCACTGACTGCACAAGGCGTAGGGATCTGGATAGGTGTGCAATCGTTTATCAATATTGGCGTGAATATGGGCCTGATGCCCACTAAGGGTCTTACTCTGCCCCTGCTGTCTTTTGGCGGCTCGGGCATCGTGGCCAATTTGATTGCACTAGGTGTGTTAATGCGGATCGATTATGAAAATCGCCAAATGATCAGGGGGTATCGGGCATGAGTCAACGTACCCTGATGGTGATGGCAGGTGGCACAGGCGGGCATATTTTTCCTGCGCTAGCGGTAGCCAATGAATTAAAAGAGCGTGGCTGGAAAATCATCTGGCTGGGCGCTGCTGGGCGTATGGAAACACGCATCGTGCCAGAGCATGGAATTGATTTAATCACGCTGCAAATTGATGGTGTGCGCGGCAAGGGCCTCTTAAAAAAACTCAGCCAACCTTGGGTACAGCTAAAAGCACTCTGCGGCGCATTCAAAGTGATTTTTGAGCATCGCCCGGATATAGCGATTGGCTTTGGCGGCTTTACGGGGTTTCCAGGAGGCATCGCTATGCGCATGCTGTGGCTGCCGCTGGTGATTCATGAGCAAAACTCGGTAGCAGGGCTCACTAATAAAGTGCTGTCCAAAATCGCCAACCGTGTGCTGTTTGCTTTCCCAAGTGCTTTTCCGGCTAAAGACGGCTGCATCGGCAATCCGGTCAGGGCAGAAATTCAAGATTTACCGATACCAGCAACGCGTTTTGCTGGCCGCACTGGCCCGCTCAAGCTTTTAGTTGTTGGCGGCAGCTTGGGTGCTCAGGTCTTTAACGAAGAAGTACCTAAAGCACTGGCTCTGCTCGCAGCAGACCAACGCCCAGAGGTAATTCATCAGGCGGGTGAAAAACATATCGATGCTTTGCGCGCCAATTATGCCGCCGCGGGAGTCAGCGCAGAGTGCGTGGCCTTTATCGGTGATATGGCTCACGCCTACTCTGAGGCTGATCTGATACTGTGCCGCGCCGGAGCGCTTACGGTGGCCGAGCTAGCTTGTGTTGGCGTTGCCTCCGTGCTCGTACCCTTCCCACATGCCGTAGATGATCACCAAACCGGCAATGCCCGCTATTTAAGCGAAAACGGTGCAGGCCTCTTATTACCACAAAAAGAATTTAATGCCGCTACCTTTGCCCAATTACTAACCCAAACCAACCGTGAGCAATGTTTGGCAATCGCCACGCTAGCACGCGGCTTGGCAAAACCGGATGCCACGATGCAAGTGGTATCGGTGATTGAAGAATTAGCTTTGTAAGGTGTACAAGAACCTTGTTCACCGAACTTGTAAATGTAAATGCTCAAAATTTAAAGAAAGAACCAATCAGAGTCGATGATGAAACACAAAGTTAAACGTATCCATTTTGTAGGCATAGGCGGCGTCGGCATGAGCGGCATCGCTGAAGTCTTGCTCAACCT encodes the following:
- the ftsW gene encoding putative lipid II flippase FtsW codes for the protein MRQLFSQAIKRLRPNMASYDQALFWCITLLLTIGLVMVYSSSIAMAEVDKDTGFRSNYFLIRHVIFLVVGIAGAFTAFSISTKTWQQYSSTLFLIGMILLVMVLIPGVGREVNGSRRWLSLVVINLQPSELMKLFVVLYAADYTVRKAISMTGSFMESVSKVLFPMFMVMALVGALLLLEPDFGAFAVITAIAMGTLFLGGFNWKLFAGLFIFLGVAFVGLVVSSPYRMQRVLGFLDPWKDPYGKGYQLSHSLIAFGRGEWSGVGLGASVEKLSYLPEAHTDFLMAIIAEEFGFVGVATVILLFVFLIFRAFMIGVQAAKLERHWQALTAQGVGIWIGVQSFINIGVNMGLMPTKGLTLPLLSFGGSGIVANLIALGVLMRIDYENRQMIRGYRA
- the murG gene encoding undecaprenyldiphospho-muramoylpentapeptide beta-N-acetylglucosaminyltransferase, with product MSQRTLMVMAGGTGGHIFPALAVANELKERGWKIIWLGAAGRMETRIVPEHGIDLITLQIDGVRGKGLLKKLSQPWVQLKALCGAFKVIFEHRPDIAIGFGGFTGFPGGIAMRMLWLPLVIHEQNSVAGLTNKVLSKIANRVLFAFPSAFPAKDGCIGNPVRAEIQDLPIPATRFAGRTGPLKLLVVGGSLGAQVFNEEVPKALALLAADQRPEVIHQAGEKHIDALRANYAAAGVSAECVAFIGDMAHAYSEADLILCRAGALTVAELACVGVASVLVPFPHAVDDHQTGNARYLSENGAGLLLPQKEFNAATFAQLLTQTNREQCLAIATLARGLAKPDATMQVVSVIEELAL